The Dama dama isolate Ldn47 chromosome 3, ASM3311817v1, whole genome shotgun sequence genome has a segment encoding these proteins:
- the DDIT3 gene encoding DNA damage-inducible transcript 3 protein, whose protein sequence is MAAESLPFSFGALSSWELEAWYEDLQEVLSSDENRGACVSPPGNKEEESEAFTTLDPASLAWLTEESGPPEVTRTAQSPCSPESSQSSLAQEEEEEDQGRPRKRKQSGQSPARAGKQRMKEKEQENERKVAQLAEENERLKQEIERLTGEVEATRRALIDRMVNLHQA, encoded by the exons ATGGCAGCTGAGTCGCTGCCTTTCTCCTTCGGGGCACTGTCCAGCTGGGAGCTGGAAGCCTGGTATGAGGACCTGCAGGAGGTGCTGTCCTCGGATGAAAACCGGGGCGCCTGTGTCTCACCCCCTGGAAACAAGGAG GAAGAATCAGAAGCCTTCACCACTCTTGACCCCGCCTCTCTGGCCTGGCTTACCGAGGAGTCAGGACCACCAGAGGTCACACGCACCGCCCAGAGCCCCTGCTCTCCAGAGTCCAGTCAGAGCTCCCTGGctcaggaggaagaagaggaagaccaAGGAAGACCCAGAAAACGCAAACAGAGTGGCCAGTCCCCGGCCCGGGCTGGCAAGCAACGCATGAAggagaaagaacaagaaaatgaaaggaaagtgGCACAGCTAGCTGAAGAGAATGAACGGCTCAAACAGGAAATCGAGCGCCTGACCGGGGAAGTGGAGGCAACCCGCCGAGCTCTGATTGACCGGATGGTTAATCTGCACCAAGCGTGA